NNNNNNNNNNNNNNNNNNNNNNNNNNNNNNNNNNNNNNNNNNNNNNNNNNNNNNNNNNNNNNNNNNNNNNNNNNNNNNNNNNNNNNNNNNNNNNNNNNNNNNNNNNNNNNNNNNNNNNNNNNNNNNNNNNNNNNNNNNNNNNNNNNNNNNNNNNNNNNNNNNNNNNNNNNNNNNNNNNNNNNNNNNNNNNNNNNNNNNNNNNNNNNNNNNNNNNNNNNNNNNNNNNNNNNNNNNNNNNNNNNNNNNNNNNNNNNNNNNNNNNNNNNNNNNNNNNNNNNNNNNNNNNNNNNNNNNNNNNNNNNNNNNNNNNNNNNNNNNNNNNNNNNNNNNNNNNNNNNNNNNNNNNNNNNNNNNNNNNNNNNNNNNNNNNNNNNNNNNNNNNNNNNNNNNNNNNNNNNNNNNNNNNNNNNNNNNNNNNNNNNNNNNNNNNNNNNNNNNNNNNNNNNNNNNNNNNNNNNNNNNNNNNNNNNNNNNNNNNNNNNNNNNNNNNNNNNNNNNNNNNNNNNNNNNNNNNNNNNNNNNNNNNNNNNNNNNNNNNNNNNNNNNNNNNNNNNNNNNNNNNNNNNNNNNNNNNNNNNNNNNNNNNNNNNNNNNNNNNNNNNNNNNNNNNNNNNNNNNNNNNNNNNNNNNNNNNNNNNNNNNNNNNNNNNNNNNNNNNNNNNNNNNNNNNNNNNNNNNNNNNNNNNNNNNNNNNNNNNNNNNNNNNNNNNNNNNNNNNNNNNNNNNNNNNNNNNNNNNNNNNNNNNNNNNNNNNNNNNNNNNNNNNNNNNNNNNNNNNNNNNNNNNNNNNNNNNNNNNNNNNNNNNNNNNNNNNNNNNNNNNNNNNNNNNNNNNNNNNNNNNNNNNNNNNNNNNNNNNNNNNNNNNNNNNNNNNNNNNNNNNNNNNNNNNNNNatatatatatatatatatatatatatcaacaagatAAAAAGATGAGcaatataacataattattagAACTTACGTTCATACAAATGACTGCATTATTTTTCTGATCATTTGCTTCATCAGGCAATTATAACTAGTCTTTGCAAGTTTTATCTATATACACCATCATGTGTTATTTTGTGTAGCTAAGGGAGTACACAGGTGTATttggttctatgtatgtatgtttgttacaaAACGTTTCAGGAATAAATAGTAGAACATGATGTCATTGGTTGAAATAATAGGATAAACAGAATTTTGTACAAAATGCTTCTGTTTTCTTGTCACTGcgatcccaagacaagaaagcaATTGAGGCAGAAAGTAGGAAATTACTGAATAGACCAATAATTAGTTGACCGACGTAGAAACCCCAATGGTTGCTTATGTATGAGATAGTGGTAGTATATGATACAGGTAGTCTTAGATATTATGTTACTTGCAATGTTGTAGACGTGTAGTGGTTGCAGAAGAAGGGGTtacaataatagtaacagtaaCAATTATAGCAgtgttatttattctttattaatttctgtttatctttcttttcttccNNNNNNNNNNNNNNNNNNNNNNNNNNNNNNNNNNNNNNNNNNNNNNNNNNNNNNNNNNNNNNNNNNNNNNNNNNNNNNNNNNNNNNNNNNNNNNNNNNNNNNATCAACAAGAAGCAGATGTAAAGAATATGGCATCTATTTCATTACCAAGGAGTTTATTAAAACATCTGAAAGACGAAGAAAGGGCATGCATTTCACGAATAACCTTTTTCTCCATGCGGGACGATAAGCTATACAGGGTATGGAACACAAACGGAAATTTTTCATCATCTTGTTGAGAAGAGAATGTTTGAATTCATTGATACTATTTTTGATAATGGTAGAAACAATACTAATATAACACAACTGCcaatgtttacgtgtgtgtacacatctatatatgagagtatgtgtgtctgaacAATTTATTATGCATATAGAAACTCATAAGAGAACTTGTTTTGAGTTTCGGATAGACTTCTCTTAAGGAACTTAGTAtagtaaaaacagaaataacatgATCAAATCATGAGACACTGATGTTCCAATTTGATTGTACCGCTACAGAGTGACGAATACCCCAGACATCCTGACTTAATTCAGAATCTTTGTCCAAGTGTAAAAACCAAAAGACGTTTGATGATCTCTGTAGAAGTTGACCGGGGACAAATGGAATCATTCTATGCTTTTGAAGCAACGTTAAATTAAAGTAACGACGTgaagaacatttataaattaaatacaaatataaaaaaaaatagcaggtCTATGATATGTTATACCAAATCACATTTACAGGAAATTTCTGTGAGAAACACATGACataccatctctctttctccctccccctctctctctctctctctctttctttctttctatatttctttctttctttctttctttcttcctctctcgcatacacatacacacacatgcacatacacatgcacatgtataataTCGTCATTATTTTAAGGACCATTTCCCGTGCGTGCATGGGGCAGACAGAATTCTTGAATGGCCAGATGTCGTTCCGGACACCAAACCTCACCTATTTCAAACAAGTCAATCCTCTCCCGTGGCAGAAGAGGTCTTCAAGAAAAAAAGAACCCCGCATTTTTGACGGTGATgcattcttttcttgtttttgtcactggactgcgaccatgctggagcaccacgttgaATAATTTACTTAAACGAATTGACCGCGGCACTTATACTTTTCTAGCGTGGTACATATTCTAGCTaatgcttttgccgaaccgctaggttaacggaatgtaaacaaactaacacaggCTGTCAAGCGCTGCTGAGgtcaaagacaaacacatatacaattgcaaacataaaaatacatacacacatgcgtatatgcatgtgtgtatgtattgtgtgagcgcgtgtgtgcgtacaaGACagttttcgttcagtttccattcaTCAAATCGATTCTCAATGACTCCtgtgccaccaccatcacttcaacCTTCTTgatccacttctctctctctctctctttctcatctcccCCACACTCCATAGTGACATTAGCTATTAGCCACACCACCTTTGTTCATCACTTAATTAATCAACCTCCTGCCTCATCTTTACCACCTGTCACTCTCTTTACACTTTTTTTACCCATGGGTTTCTTTCCACGTGTTCCACGTCTGGATACCCTCATATACTTACCTTCTTCTACCTTTATGATGCATCTAGACACCTCTATATCTTACTTTTACTTACagctacctacacacatacaatgcgTGGTAGTCCTGCATCTCCTCTcttagacacctgtgcttgtcccttCATCATAGTTTAAACTTCAGAAACTGGCATAATGCCACCCCCATTTTCTCAAATATACTTCCTCACTGCCAAGGgggattttctttccttttctttgttttacaagttacttggtaaccttacTTGGGCTGGTAATACGGAAATAGAACTTAGTCCacgttgtaaagtggttggcattaggaaggtcattcaGCTGTGGAAACCACTGTCAAAGCCGACATTATAGACCGATGCACTCCTGGGGCTTGTGGAATCCTTTCCGagcatccaactcatgccatcatggaaaacatgCTAAATAATGATCAacatgaagatgataataactcttatatatatacattttcgtacacatatatacagatatatatattcttatggtATATCCTTACACGTATTGTTGAGAAACTCAAAACTGTGTGGTCTTGGGTCCAATATAATTGCACGGCATATTGAGCAAGTTTCTTTTAGTATAACCCCAAGCATACCGAATccctgtgagtggatatggtagacggaagctggaCAAAGCCCTTAGTATCAAAATACCAACATCACGACTGCTGCTCATtactctgtgaacactgtaaaggctgtggCATGGACAGCAGCAACGGACACTGCAAAGAAGTGACCAGCAGGAAGGGATacactaagcattctgtctgcGTCCAAATGCCGAAAATGCATCTCCCATCTTTGAACAGGACCTTAGGCACGATTCAGACGGCTACTGACTGGTGAGGTTTGCTACTGAATGGCCATATGTTTGACAACTGCGTATGGCCACTTGCCATACctccggaaagagtcagaagtggatgttggagaatttctacaagTTCACCAACCCCAGTTTCTGATCTCCTAATCACCCCGATTGCAATTCGATGGATCATTATGTGTAGGGCGTATTGAGAAAGACATCAACCTGTCTGCCTGTAACAGAAAGGAGGTTTTCATAAACATTTCCAGGAACCCTGTGAGAAGCGCATGCGCCAGGTTCCAGAGCTATCTCGAGGCCATGGTAGAAGTTGAGGGTGGCTAGTTTGAGTCGACAGTTTCCTGCCAGCAATAACCTGGTGGATATTTTTTGGAggttttaagaatatttttgtttttggataagatctagtgttttctttctttttatgctaATTATCAGATTCAACCCGAACACCATGTATagactttattttgtatttagtttacCAGATTTTTAATGTGAATTCGAGtgctgaaacaaattttgttgtgcctCCGGAGAGTcatcagacacacacgcacacacatacacgcaagcacacacacatacacacgaaagcaaaaactgaaaactttagtgtatttttaattccatgttacaATACCCTGACCACTTGGCTATGCGTTCACACTACATGCTTACAAACagtcagacacaaagacacacattcacacacacatacaaaacatatacacaagcacatacacgcactggcgctcgcgcgcgcacactcacgcgTGCTCATATATACACCAATACTCACAAGCGGATTACAGAACAATTTATCAACCGAAGTCTGTGTTAGAAATTTATTTACTCAAGGTGCTGAGCAGTGAGTTTGAACACAGGATTCGTTGATTACCAAGAGGATTTCTTAAATACTGGCAGcccttatgtaaaaaaaattcgaTGTAAAACAAATATTGTGTCCCTTAGAACGAGTACAACTGTCAATGGACATGGGATATTTTTTGTAGTATATattgtttctactctaggcacaaggcccggtattttgggagagggagcagtcgattaaatctacctcagtacgcaactggtacttaatttatcgaccccgaaatgattaaaggcaaggtcgacctcggcggcatttgaactcagaatgtatagNNNNNNNNNNacttaatttatcgaccccgaaatgattaaaggcaaggtcgacctcggcggcatttgaactcagaatgtatagacagatgaaataccgctatacatttcgcccggcgtgctaacgtttcttatttctttattgcccacaaggggctaaacatagacgggacaaacaaggacatataaagggatcaagtcgattacatcgacttcagtacgcaattggtatttatcaaccccgaaaggatgaaaggcaaagtcgacctcgacggaatttgaactcagaacgtaacgccagacgaaatactgctatacatttcgcctggcgtgctaacgtttctgccagcacaccgctcttgtgtagtatatattatattattgtcagGCTTccatctgacagaatcgttagcatactgggaaaaatgctcagagccattcatccatcttcactttcagagttcaaatttcgccgatgtcgaatctgcctttcattgtttcagagtcaataaaatgagtaccagttgggtacaggggttgatgtaatggagTTAACTTAcaaccaaaattgctggccttgtgccaagttttgaaaccagtatatattGTATTAAGTTGTGCTGTTGGCTAAAGTAACAATGTCAAATTACAGCAATCCTAACGTTTGATCGTTTTATGCTTTAACAatgtatttcattgaataaattaatttacttAATAACTTCTCTTTACAGGTAAAACAAAAATCCAATACCCAAGGAAATACTAAGATTAACAGCTATGTTCTTGCTGCCAATGTTCCCAACGTTCCAATAAAGAAGCTTGACGAACCACTTAATATAACCTTTAATTTAATAAACCAGGTAATAGCTGTGTATTTATCATTGCTGCTTTTGCTGTTTATGTTCATGTCATCCGTAACCCAGTCGGCCTATGATGAAACGCTTCCCATTCCTGACCACCACGTCGATTTatacttcattaaatatttcgCGAACTAGTCCATCCAATGTATTTTGCTTCCAATGTTATGAGGATTCAGTGTAAATTATGAGAAAAGACATAGATTTATAAACAAGAAGAAATGGTCAGTTAAACTAGGTCACAGCATCTGTTATGGACTTCACAATGTCAGTACCAACCAAACATTGATGACGATGGTTTGTTCGGTGTTTGCTAAGTGAAACGAGTCacattataattacatatattctaATTACAAAGTAATTTGATCAAATTATCAGTGTTTAATTTGTTTCAGAATGCCAGCAACCTAAAATGTGTTTACTGGGATGAAAGCCCAGGACTGAGTCCCCGTTGGTCGCCAAACGGCTGCAAAGTATCCAAATATGTACCtggaaaacaaataatttgttcCTGTAATTATCTAACAAGTTTTGCCGTAATGGTGGGT
This region of Octopus bimaculoides isolate UCB-OBI-ISO-001 unplaced genomic scaffold, ASM119413v2 Scaffold_58597, whole genome shotgun sequence genomic DNA includes:
- the LOC106876433 gene encoding adhesion G protein-coupled receptor G3: MASISLPRSLLKHLKDEERACISRITFFSMRDDKLYRVKQKSNTQGNTKINSYVLAANVPNVPIKKLDEPLNITFNLINQNASNLKCVYWDESPGLSPRWSPNGCKVSKYVPGKQIICSCNYLTSFAVMDVYQNEGEKENVNDLSIISNTGCGISFVFLVLTIIIHVCF